One Novosphingobium sp. EMRT-2 DNA segment encodes these proteins:
- the istA gene encoding IS21 family transposase, giving the protein MTHRRQHTQAVAAAKAGISERSARRIENDPQLPSQKKKERHWRTRADPLEPFWPRVEELLQIDGIIAVTVFETLQDEFGEDAVPDAIRRTLERRIARWRALHGGEKEIFFPQHHEPGRQGLSDFTVCDSLKVTVAGETLAYRLYHFRLAASGWEHAAVVLGGESFAALSEHLQDALWKLGGAPAEHRSDSLSAAYKNLDADAQRDFTRSYDELCRHYGMLATRNNRGEAHENGSIEGPHAHLKRRLDQALRRRGSRDFVSIEAWREFVEAQVARQNRRHAAHIDAERRVLKALPARRTTDFAMVTVDVTRNGTVAIDRVTYSVPSRLVGRRLNAHLFDDRIELFLGPDRVMSTPRVRISHPHRGHSIDFRHMIGNLRRKPGALRNLVYREALFPDHAYRRAWQAFDAQLDGRQACRDAVALLDIAARGDCVDVLARRIDEALDRGRLPDVDALRDEFLPTARSQRDVTIPPPDLHSYNSLIASGEVY; this is encoded by the coding sequence ATGACCCATCGTCGCCAACACACCCAGGCCGTCGCGGCTGCCAAGGCCGGTATCAGCGAGCGCAGCGCACGCCGGATCGAGAACGATCCGCAGCTTCCGTCCCAGAAGAAGAAGGAGCGCCACTGGCGCACCCGCGCCGATCCGCTCGAGCCATTCTGGCCACGCGTCGAGGAGTTGCTCCAGATCGACGGTATCATTGCCGTCACGGTCTTCGAGACGCTCCAGGACGAGTTCGGCGAGGATGCTGTTCCCGATGCGATACGACGAACACTTGAACGCCGGATCGCCCGCTGGCGGGCACTGCACGGCGGCGAGAAGGAGATCTTCTTCCCGCAGCATCATGAGCCCGGTCGGCAGGGCCTGTCGGATTTCACGGTATGCGACAGTCTCAAGGTCACCGTTGCCGGCGAGACCCTGGCCTATCGCCTTTACCACTTCCGCTTGGCGGCGAGTGGCTGGGAGCATGCGGCTGTCGTGCTGGGCGGGGAGAGCTTTGCCGCCCTTTCGGAGCACCTGCAGGATGCCTTGTGGAAGCTGGGCGGCGCGCCGGCCGAACACCGCAGCGATTCCCTGTCAGCCGCCTACAAAAACCTCGACGCCGATGCGCAGCGGGATTTTACCCGAAGCTATGACGAGCTGTGCCGTCATTACGGCATGCTCGCTACCCGCAACAACCGCGGCGAGGCGCACGAGAACGGATCGATCGAAGGTCCCCATGCCCATCTCAAGCGACGGCTCGATCAGGCCTTACGCCGGCGGGGAAGCCGCGATTTCGTCAGCATCGAGGCCTGGCGCGAGTTCGTTGAGGCGCAGGTCGCCAGACAGAACCGGCGGCATGCTGCGCACATCGATGCAGAACGCAGGGTACTCAAGGCGCTGCCCGCAAGGCGAACCACCGATTTCGCCATGGTCACCGTCGATGTCACCCGCAACGGCACCGTCGCCATCGATCGGGTTACCTATTCGGTGCCTTCCCGCCTCGTCGGACGGCGCCTCAACGCGCATCTCTTTGACGATCGCATTGAGCTCTTCCTCGGTCCGGACAGGGTAATGTCCACGCCGCGTGTGCGGATCAGCCATCCCCACCGGGGGCACAGCATCGATTTCCGGCACATGATCGGTAACCTGCGCCGCAAGCCTGGTGCGCTGCGCAACCTCGTCTACCGCGAAGCCCTGTTCCCCGATCACGCCTACCGGCGGGCCTGGCAAGCCTTCGATGCCCAACTCGATGGACGGCAGGCCTGCCGCGATGCCGTCGCGCTGCTCGATATCGCCGCCAGGGGCGACTGTGTCGACGTGCTGGCCCGGCGGATCGATGAGGCACTCGACAGAGGGCGCTTGCCCGATGTCGATGCGCTCAGGGACGAGTTCCTGCCAACCGCAAGATCGCAGCGCGATGTCACTATCCCGCCTCCCGATCTGCACAGCTACAACAGCTTGATCGCCAGCGGGGAGGTGTACTGA
- the istB gene encoding IS21-like element helper ATPase IstB has translation MTRTKDQAAAVLPTLLKALRLPSINRNWKRLTDTADRDGWPAANLLASLLEIEMADRSSRRIQRHRDQSGLPAGKTFATFDFDAAPGIRKPHLLSLAAGDDWIESGGNLLLFGQSGTGKTHAVAAIGHALIDTGRRVLFCSTTDMVQKLQSARRDLSLPAMLDKLDKFDLIVLDDLSYVRKDQVETSALFELIAHRYERHSLAITANQPFSAWDNVFPDPAMTVAAIDRLVHHSIIIEMNGESYRKRSAVARINAGDYDPPNGAPDRPS, from the coding sequence ATGACCCGCACCAAGGACCAGGCCGCCGCCGTGCTGCCTACCCTGCTCAAGGCCTTGCGCCTGCCGAGTATCAACCGCAACTGGAAGCGCCTCACCGACACCGCCGATCGCGATGGCTGGCCGGCCGCCAACCTGCTGGCCTCGCTTCTCGAGATCGAGATGGCCGATCGCTCCTCCCGGCGCATCCAGCGCCATCGCGACCAGTCCGGCTTGCCCGCAGGCAAGACCTTCGCCACCTTCGATTTCGACGCAGCCCCCGGCATCCGCAAACCGCACCTCTTGTCCCTCGCCGCCGGTGACGACTGGATCGAGAGCGGCGGCAACCTGCTGCTGTTCGGCCAGAGCGGGACCGGCAAGACGCACGCAGTTGCTGCCATTGGTCATGCCCTCATCGACACGGGGCGGCGCGTCCTGTTCTGCTCCACCACCGACATGGTCCAGAAGCTCCAGTCCGCGCGCCGCGACCTCAGCCTACCCGCCATGCTCGACAAGCTCGACAAGTTCGATCTCATCGTGCTCGACGATCTGTCCTACGTCCGCAAGGACCAGGTCGAGACCAGCGCCTTGTTCGAGCTCATCGCCCACCGCTACGAACGCCACTCGCTCGCCATTACCGCCAACCAGCCATTTTCGGCATGGGACAACGTCTTCCCTGATCCCGCTATGACTGTCGCCGCGATCGACCGCCTCGTGCACCACTCGATCATCATCGAGATGAACGGCGAAAGCTACCGCAAACGTTCCGCCGTCGCCCGTATCAACGCCGGCGATTACGACCCGCCGAATGGCGCCCCGGACCGGCCATCATAA